One genomic segment of Rivularia sp. PCC 7116 includes these proteins:
- a CDS encoding pyridoxine 5'-phosphate synthase produces MLTLGVNIDHIATIRQARRTVEPDPVAAAVLAELGGADGITVHLREDRRHIQDRDVRILRETVRTHLNLEMAATDEMLAIALDIKPDYVTLVPEKREEVTTEGGLDIDGQVDRIGHIVDKLQSAGIPVSLFIDAEESQIEASVKVKAKFIELHTGRYAEAKNEVTRNMELDLLAYGCNQAREAGLRVNAGHGLTYTNVYPLASIEGMEELNIGHTIVSRAALVGMERAVREMKQIMHGKH; encoded by the coding sequence GTGCTGACACTCGGTGTAAATATCGATCATATTGCCACTATTCGACAAGCTCGACGGACGGTGGAACCAGATCCCGTTGCGGCTGCGGTGCTGGCTGAGTTGGGTGGTGCTGATGGTATTACCGTACATTTAAGGGAAGATAGAAGGCATATTCAAGATAGGGATGTCCGAATTCTGCGAGAAACTGTTAGAACTCATCTGAATTTGGAAATGGCTGCTACCGATGAAATGTTAGCGATCGCTCTCGATATTAAGCCCGATTATGTAACTCTAGTACCGGAAAAGCGCGAGGAAGTGACTACAGAAGGCGGTTTAGATATTGACGGTCAAGTTGATAGAATCGGTCATATAGTTGATAAGTTGCAAAGTGCTGGTATTCCCGTAAGTTTATTTATTGATGCTGAGGAATCACAGATTGAAGCATCTGTCAAGGTGAAAGCAAAATTTATTGAACTGCATACGGGAAGATATGCAGAAGCTAAAAATGAAGTCACCAGAAATATGGAGTTGGATTTGTTAGCCTACGGTTGCAATCAAGCCAGGGAAGCAGGATTGCGAGTCAATGCCGGACATGGGCTTACCTATACCAACGTTTATCCCCTGGCGAGTATTGAAGGCATGGAAGAACTTAATATCGGTCATACTATTGTCAGTCGCGCTGCTTTAGTTGGCATGGAAAGAGCCGTTAGAGAAATGAAACAAATTATGCACGGGAAACATTGA
- a CDS encoding ester cyclase — translation MSATQSQNLPLWVQERDKIIAGSIDSEWRGGKPPDYSESNQGLAAESLIHHPAGSLEAIVENLVRAFELEASFKTNTKQWLSVVNEKFRMSSNGGEEFTAQDVSAAGTYNLFIGEAEEYKASEENFESSGRLFRSAFPKGFLWEVLEVYSSPPNVTFKWRHWGTFNGTYKDYAPTGEVVEIIGMSIARVTDDLKIINVEHYFDNTQFFTKLTSSGKHQNDKSIWATIKRLFSGRQTEPTSQQLAISCPFKKLANPFNSSN, via the coding sequence ATGAGCGCAACACAATCTCAGAATCTACCTTTGTGGGTACAGGAGAGAGACAAAATAATCGCAGGAAGTATCGACTCGGAATGGCGTGGTGGTAAACCCCCCGATTATTCTGAGTCGAATCAAGGTTTGGCTGCCGAAAGTTTAATTCATCATCCTGCGGGTTCCCTCGAAGCTATTGTGGAAAATTTGGTGAGAGCTTTTGAATTAGAAGCTTCTTTCAAAACCAATACGAAACAGTGGTTATCGGTTGTCAACGAAAAGTTTCGCATGAGTAGCAACGGTGGTGAAGAATTTACTGCCCAAGATGTTTCTGCGGCTGGAACTTACAACTTGTTTATTGGTGAAGCTGAGGAATACAAAGCTTCTGAGGAGAACTTTGAATCATCCGGCAGACTATTCCGCAGCGCCTTCCCCAAAGGTTTTTTATGGGAAGTTTTGGAAGTTTACAGTTCTCCACCAAACGTTACATTTAAATGGCGGCATTGGGGAACTTTTAATGGTACATATAAAGACTATGCTCCTACAGGGGAAGTTGTGGAGATAATAGGAATGAGCATCGCCCGCGTTACCGATGACTTGAAAATTATCAATGTGGAACACTACTTTGACAACACTCAGTTTTTTACCAAGCTGACGAGCAGTGGAAAACATCAAAACGACAAGTCAATATGGGCTACAATCAAAAGACTTTTCTCGGGAAGACAGACAGAGCCAACATCGCAGCAGCTAGCAATTAGCTGTCCGTTTAAAAAATTAGCTAATCCTTTCAATTCTTCAAATTAA
- a CDS encoding MgPME-cyclase complex family protein produces MQTYYYVLASQRFLLEEEPLEEVLKERTRYYHEQEKEIDFWLVKQPAFLEAAAMSEIKTKCPQPAAAVVSTNSQFITWLKLRLEYVATGEFQAPSPEIPNALASLAPVS; encoded by the coding sequence ATGCAAACATATTATTACGTACTAGCTTCTCAACGCTTTTTATTAGAAGAGGAACCTTTAGAAGAGGTTTTGAAGGAGCGTACCCGCTATTACCACGAACAAGAGAAAGAAATCGATTTTTGGTTAGTTAAACAACCAGCTTTTCTGGAAGCTGCGGCGATGTCTGAAATTAAGACTAAGTGTCCCCAGCCAGCAGCAGCGGTGGTTTCTACCAATTCTCAATTTATTACTTGGTTGAAGCTACGTTTAGAATATGTGGCAACGGGAGAATTTCAAGCACCATCGCCGGAAATTCCTAATGCTTTAGCATCTCTAGCTCCTGTTTCTTAA
- a CDS encoding divergent PAP2 family protein, whose amino-acid sequence MQDIGNIFDNHVLIVALIACLTAQALKLLIEFIKNRKVSASVLVTTGGMPSAHSALVTALAAGVGQTIGWASPEFALAAIFAIIVMYDAAGVRQAAGKQARILNQVIDEMFHDHPEIAAERLKELLGHTPFQVIAGSALGVTVSWLAQAAY is encoded by the coding sequence ATGCAAGACATAGGCAATATCTTTGACAACCACGTACTAATAGTTGCCTTGATAGCTTGTTTAACAGCCCAGGCTTTAAAGCTCTTAATCGAGTTTATCAAGAACCGTAAAGTGAGTGCGAGTGTTTTAGTGACCACTGGAGGTATGCCCAGCGCTCATTCGGCTTTAGTAACGGCTTTGGCTGCTGGTGTCGGACAAACTATCGGCTGGGCTTCCCCCGAGTTCGCTTTGGCTGCTATTTTCGCCATTATTGTAATGTACGATGCTGCTGGAGTCCGTCAAGCTGCCGGAAAACAAGCACGCATCCTCAACCAAGTTATTGATGAAATGTTTCACGATCATCCAGAAATCGCTGCCGAGCGTCTCAAAGAATTACTCGGACATACACCCTTTCAAGTCATAGCCGGTTCGGCTTTGGGTGTCACCGTTTCTTGGTTAGCTCAAGCAGCTTATTAA
- the crtE gene encoding geranylgeranyl diphosphate synthase CrtE, which translates to MVAADNLTKNETESKQSKFDLSVYLKERQKLVETALDNSIAVVYPEKIYEAMRYSLLAGGKRLRPILCLATCEMTGGNTEIAMPTACALEMIHTMSLIHDDLPAMDNDDYRRGKLTNHKVYGDDVAILAGDGLLAYAFEYVATNTKNVPPTQILQVISRLGRAVGAAGLVGGQVVDLEMEGKTDVSLETLNFIHNHKTAALLEASVVCGGILSGTSPEDIQKLQRYSQNIGLAFQIVDDILDITATQEQLGKTAGKDLEAQKVTYPSLWGLEESKKQAQLLVEAACAELEPFGEQAKPLVALAYFITSRSN; encoded by the coding sequence ATGGTTGCAGCAGATAATCTGACAAAAAATGAAACGGAATCTAAACAATCAAAGTTTGATTTATCGGTTTATCTCAAGGAACGACAAAAACTTGTGGAAACAGCTTTGGATAATTCCATTGCCGTAGTTTATCCAGAAAAAATCTATGAAGCAATGCGCTATTCTCTCTTAGCTGGAGGCAAGCGCTTGCGTCCAATTTTATGTTTGGCTACTTGTGAAATGACTGGTGGCAATACCGAAATAGCAATGCCCACGGCTTGCGCTTTGGAAATGATTCACACCATGTCTTTAATTCACGATGACCTTCCGGCAATGGATAATGATGATTATCGTCGCGGTAAGTTAACCAATCACAAAGTATATGGCGATGATGTAGCAATTTTAGCCGGGGATGGTTTGTTGGCTTACGCTTTTGAATATGTGGCAACTAACACCAAAAATGTGCCGCCAACCCAAATTCTACAGGTAATTTCCCGTTTGGGGCGTGCGGTGGGCGCTGCTGGTTTAGTGGGGGGACAAGTTGTAGATTTAGAAATGGAAGGAAAAACAGATGTTTCCTTAGAAACTTTGAATTTTATTCACAACCATAAAACAGCCGCCCTTTTAGAAGCCAGTGTTGTTTGTGGCGGTATCTTATCGGGAACATCCCCAGAAGACATTCAAAAACTCCAACGCTATTCCCAAAATATTGGACTTGCATTTCAGATAGTTGATGATATTCTGGATATCACCGCAACCCAAGAGCAATTAGGTAAAACTGCTGGTAAAGACTTAGAAGCACAGAAAGTTACCTATCCCAGTCTTTGGGGCTTGGAAGAATCGAAGAAACAAGCACAACTGCTTGTAGAAGCCGCTTGTGCTGAATTAGAACCATTCGGAGAGCAAGCTAAACCTTTAGTTGCCCTCGCTTATTTCATCACCAGTCGCAGTAACTAA